The window CGGACTCTCCCCCCAGTTAAATCACTATTACTTTTTACCTGTATTAATTTTATTTTTGTCATTTAATGTCCTTTCCTCGTTTAACTTTTTTGACTTTGCGGAGAATAATGTATATAATCTCCGCAGAAGGTGCGGTGAAAATGATGTATATTTATAAAAATCAAAATTGGCCTAATTTTACTTGGAATAATGAAAAGGTATTGGAAGTATTGCTCCCGACAAAACTTGCACAAGGTTTGTTGCTCGGCAAAATGAATGCACTTGGATTTGAATTAAAGGAAGAAGCTGTATTAAATATATTGACTCAGGATATTATTAAATCCAGTGAGATTGAAGGCGAGATACTTGATAAAGAACAAGTTAGATCGTCTGTCGCGAGACGTTTAGGATTTGATGTCGGTGGTGGAATACATGTCGACCGCAACATCGAAGGTGTTGTAGAGACGATGCTTGATGCAACACAGCATTATAACCTAGTTTTAACTAAAGATATATTAATCGGATGGCACGCTTCTTTGTTCCCTACAAGTTATAGTGGAATGCATAAAATAGAAGTAGGGCAGTTTCGAGATGATAAAAACGGACCAATGCAAGTTGTATCAGGTGCTATAAGTAAAGAAAAAGTCCATTATCAAGCACCGGAAGCATCCTCTCTCGAGTTAGAAATTCTTGAGTTTATTGATTGGGTAAACGGTTCAGCGCATATCGATACTGTCATAAAAGCTGGTATAGCTCATTTATGGTTTGTTACTTTGCATCCTTTTGATGACGGGAATGGACGAATTGCAAGAGCATTAACTGATATGCTGCTTGCTAGAGCAGAAAATACTCCACAGCGATTTTACAGTATGTCAGCGCAAATAAGAAAAGAACGTAATGAGTACTATAATATATTAGAAAAAACTCAAAAGGGTTCACTTGATATTACAGCGTGGCTAGTTTGGTTTATTGAATGCTTATTGCGTGCTATCGAAAATACCCAAGGAACACTTTCTTGTATATTTAATAAAGCATTATTCTGGCAAAAATATGGAAGCATTAATTTAAACGATAGACAAAAGAAAGTAATAAATATGCTTTTTGATAATTTTGAAGGAAAATTAACTTCTTCTAAATGGGCAAAAATATGTAAGTGTTCGCAAGATTCTGCAAACAGGGATATTTTAGAATTGGTTGATAAGAATATATTAATCAAGGTTGGTGCAGGCCGTAGCACGAATTACGTTTTGATTGGTAATAATGAAAGTTGCGGAGATTAGCTAGTATATTCTCCGCAATATATGCGAAGAATATACAATTATTAAAAATATATAATGACATTTGTAGATATTAAACGTTGTATCTGAAACTTCTTGTGAATTACTCAACATAGGAAGAGCAATGTTTTTTCTCAAACGAATGGCAGATCGTATTCAGTATACTTTGAAATATGTTTCCCATCCATTATATTTTTTTGTATGCCCTTGTTGTGGTGAGTCGTAATGATTAAAGCTGAAAGTTGTAAATTTGTCTGCATAGGATTGTTCTGCTAGCAGTTGCCTTAGTACCCTGGATAATGGAGCTGAATTATAATCAGTTGTGAAAGTTTCAAGGACAATCCAGAATTGCGTGGCAGGACGATTTTTTTTAATTGCTGCTCTTAATGGAGAAAGCCAGGTTGCGATATCTGTTAATGTTGCATTTCCCGCACCGATACCATCCTGTACAGCGACTATATCTATTGGAGCGCTAACAATAATTCGACCCCACATTTCTGCGTATTGTAAAGCATTTAAGTCGGCATGTGAAACAAAATATGGCGCAACCATAACGGGTTTGTTCATATTTGTGTGAATATATGTGGCGACATCGTTATAAACGCTGATCAAGTGTTTCTCAGCGGTGCTGTCAAAATTAAGGTTATTAACTTCCATCGGCAAATAAAATCCTGCGATTGTATCACCGTAGTTAGCTCCAAAAAGCTTCCAGAGTTCTTGCGCAATCTGTTTGCTAAGGTTATATTCTTTGGTCAGCCAGACGTCGTCATTAGCACCTTTGCTCCACCAGTCGTTTGTATAGTTTAGCCCCAGCCAGACTTTTAATCCTTGAGTTTTGGCAGCTTCAAGAGATAATCCAACAGGATCGGTTGCTGTTCCGGTAAACTTGGCTAATTCTGTAGGGTAATAAGCTTTCATGGTTGAA of the Candidatus Margulisiibacteriota bacterium genome contains:
- a CDS encoding DUF4172 domain-containing protein yields the protein MYIYKNQNWPNFTWNNEKVLEVLLPTKLAQGLLLGKMNALGFELKEEAVLNILTQDIIKSSEIEGEILDKEQVRSSVARRLGFDVGGGIHVDRNIEGVVETMLDATQHYNLVLTKDILIGWHASLFPTSYSGMHKIEVGQFRDDKNGPMQVVSGAISKEKVHYQAPEASSLELEILEFIDWVNGSAHIDTVIKAGIAHLWFVTLHPFDDGNGRIARALTDMLLARAENTPQRFYSMSAQIRKERNEYYNILEKTQKGSLDITAWLVWFIECLLRAIENTQGTLSCIFNKALFWQKYGSINLNDRQKKVINMLFDNFEGKLTSSKWAKICKCSQDSANRDILELVDKNILIKVGAGRSTNYVLIGNNESCGD